The following proteins come from a genomic window of Novosphingobium sp. P6W:
- the cpaB gene encoding Flp pilus assembly protein CpaB, which produces MRLGSKAKLTIGVGLVAAATFGFLGVRELGRSSATKASPVSVLAGKPVEVSGIVLATTTRAVKIGETITADMIRNTAFDPVKFPAAATPAEVIGRVATRDIAANTLIPREALQQESKLAIRVPVGMRAISIDTTAEIAVAGMVRPGDKVDVQVVYPGEDAISGARGNGRSRAKTLLQLVSVLAVGDLVLGTPVKEGVADTVSAPPPTPARTVTLALSPQQVSELSLAKSTGALYLSLRNPEDAQEVDSAQIASSPEPTPRAVAAAPVPAMMAAQRMAPPPAAPAPRRAPAPHAIELVVGGNREVIYSGSGSQ; this is translated from the coding sequence ATGCGCCTGGGTTCGAAAGCGAAACTCACGATCGGAGTCGGACTTGTGGCAGCCGCCACGTTCGGTTTCCTCGGTGTTCGCGAACTTGGCAGATCATCGGCTACGAAGGCCAGTCCGGTGAGCGTGCTCGCCGGCAAGCCGGTTGAGGTTAGCGGTATAGTCCTGGCAACGACGACCCGCGCCGTGAAGATCGGCGAGACGATCACGGCCGACATGATCCGCAACACTGCCTTCGATCCGGTGAAATTTCCGGCGGCGGCAACGCCCGCCGAGGTCATCGGCCGGGTTGCGACGCGCGACATCGCCGCCAACACCCTGATCCCGCGTGAGGCGCTTCAGCAGGAAAGCAAGCTGGCGATCCGGGTACCGGTGGGGATGCGGGCGATCAGCATCGACACGACGGCGGAAATCGCCGTCGCCGGCATGGTTCGCCCCGGTGACAAGGTGGACGTGCAGGTGGTCTATCCCGGCGAGGACGCAATCAGCGGCGCGCGGGGCAATGGCCGCAGCCGCGCCAAGACCCTGCTTCAGCTGGTCTCGGTCCTGGCGGTGGGTGACTTGGTGCTGGGCACGCCGGTCAAGGAAGGGGTGGCGGACACGGTGTCCGCGCCGCCGCCTACGCCGGCCCGCACGGTCACGCTGGCGCTGTCTCCGCAGCAGGTTTCCGAACTCTCGCTCGCGAAGAGCACCGGCGCGCTGTACCTTTCGCTGCGCAATCCCGAGGACGCGCAGGAGGTAGACTCCGCGCAGATCGCCAGTTCCCCCGAACCCACACCGCGCGCCGTGGCCGCCGCGCCTGTGCCCGCCATGATGGCGGCGCAGCGTATGGCACCGCCGCCTGCCGCGCCGGCCCCGCGCCGTGCTCCTGCACCGCACGCGATCGAACTGGTCGTGGGCGGCAATCGCGAAGTCATCTATTCCGGGAGTGGTTCGCAATGA
- a CDS encoding type II and III secretion system protein family protein, translating into MAKGPIVAGLLALAAPAALAPSVAAAQQQRALQVDEARTLSFSRAIGRVEVSRENVISVSAPSTRSLRITGLGAGQATLSVYAPDGSLIEEGQIQVDPAPPSFSNGSGPLRAGEKVVAVDLQFAAVSSSTLKALGFSFSKLSGDLQGAVVSPSSLNSYSFGGGGSGLAVNASAPIQSAFNLFLSAPNRGIGAVLSALSTNGLSQLLAQPTLLVRSGAQAEFLAGGEVPVPVPQSNGGTGNSISIEYKKFGVSLKVRPFVLSENNIVLEIEPEVSELDYSNGVQLQGYVVPGFRNRSAKTTVELGSGQSFVIAGLNYTNSSVTKDKVPFLGDIPVLGAFFKRQQNQKERQELIIVATPRLVEPEAVRPVLADNMKTLDPGIGQMIVGNDGVEQATKSFGVVRR; encoded by the coding sequence ATGGCAAAAGGCCCGATCGTTGCGGGGCTCCTCGCGCTGGCCGCACCTGCGGCGCTGGCGCCGAGTGTCGCGGCCGCACAGCAACAGCGCGCGCTGCAAGTGGACGAAGCCCGCACGCTGTCCTTCTCGCGCGCTATCGGGCGCGTCGAGGTCAGCCGTGAGAATGTGATCTCGGTTTCTGCACCGTCTACCCGTTCACTGCGCATCACCGGCCTCGGTGCCGGGCAGGCCACGCTCAGCGTCTATGCGCCTGATGGGTCGCTGATCGAGGAAGGCCAGATCCAGGTCGACCCGGCGCCGCCCTCCTTCTCCAATGGCTCGGGGCCGCTGCGGGCGGGCGAGAAGGTGGTTGCGGTGGATCTTCAGTTCGCTGCGGTGTCGTCCTCCACACTCAAGGCGCTGGGCTTTAGCTTCTCCAAGCTTTCCGGCGATTTGCAGGGCGCGGTGGTTTCGCCCAGCAGCCTGAACTCGTACAGCTTCGGGGGCGGCGGATCGGGCTTGGCCGTGAACGCCTCGGCGCCGATCCAGAGCGCCTTCAACTTGTTCCTCTCGGCCCCGAACCGGGGCATCGGCGCTGTCCTGAGCGCGCTGTCGACCAATGGGCTATCGCAGCTTCTCGCTCAGCCCACGCTGTTGGTGCGTTCCGGCGCGCAGGCCGAGTTTCTGGCCGGCGGCGAGGTTCCGGTTCCGGTTCCGCAGTCCAATGGCGGCACCGGCAATTCGATCTCGATCGAGTACAAGAAGTTTGGCGTCAGCCTGAAGGTGAGGCCCTTCGTTCTATCCGAGAACAATATCGTCCTCGAAATCGAGCCCGAGGTCAGCGAACTGGATTACAGCAACGGTGTACAGCTGCAGGGCTACGTGGTGCCGGGTTTCCGCAATCGTTCCGCCAAGACCACGGTAGAACTGGGTAGCGGGCAGAGCTTCGTGATCGCCGGCCTCAACTACACCAATTCCTCGGTTACGAAGGACAAGGTCCCGTTCCTGGGCGATATCCCGGTGCTGGGTGCGTTCTTCAAGCGCCAGCAGAACCAGAAGGAACGCCAGGAGCTGATCATCGTCGCCACGCCGCGTCTGGTGGAACCGGAAGCCGTGCGGCCGGTACTGGCGGACAACATGAAGACACTCGATCCGGGTATCGGGCAAATGATCGTGGGCAATGACGGCGTGGAACAGGCGACAAAGTCCT